From a region of the Tenggerimyces flavus genome:
- a CDS encoding zinc ribbon domain-containing protein, with translation MRCPRCGFDAPDGAQTCSRCGFALPQQSRQVPPAWTNQQPVASPPWSGAQDAAPWQTPPQVTRPSVWPSAPSQPGQEPPAPPPPPGKISGGLTKSLIGALAVLAVVALAYAGFAMFARRAIFVELATNPAAVTSQDAESSDQFNLVLFLVAGLVLVVAATLLVIWMVRATRILRRSPLPIGWWAVAGGGIVVIVAALAVHTSPAPATIAVGYLILGAGALAVAAAAIWGMALAVRAGKTKEQERIPIGPPILPPFNPRGPVTPR, from the coding sequence ATGCGCTGTCCCCGCTGCGGTTTCGACGCACCCGATGGTGCGCAGACCTGCTCGCGCTGCGGGTTCGCGCTCCCCCAGCAGTCCCGCCAGGTCCCGCCCGCGTGGACCAACCAGCAGCCGGTCGCGTCGCCGCCGTGGTCTGGTGCCCAGGACGCCGCGCCCTGGCAGACGCCGCCGCAGGTGACCCGCCCCAGCGTCTGGCCGAGCGCACCCAGTCAGCCCGGACAGGAACCGCCCGCGCCTCCCCCGCCGCCCGGCAAGATCAGCGGCGGACTCACCAAGAGCCTGATCGGCGCCCTCGCCGTCCTCGCCGTGGTGGCGCTCGCGTACGCCGGGTTCGCCATGTTCGCCCGCCGGGCCATCTTCGTCGAGCTCGCCACCAACCCCGCCGCGGTCACGTCGCAGGACGCGGAGAGCAGCGACCAGTTCAACCTCGTCCTGTTCCTCGTCGCCGGCCTGGTCCTCGTCGTCGCCGCCACGCTGCTCGTGATCTGGATGGTGCGGGCGACCAGGATCCTGCGCCGCAGCCCGCTCCCGATCGGCTGGTGGGCCGTCGCCGGCGGCGGGATCGTCGTGATCGTCGCCGCGCTCGCCGTCCACACCAGCCCGGCGCCCGCCACGATCGCGGTCGGCTACCTCATCCTCGGCGCGGGCGCCCTCGCGGTCGCCGCCGCCGCGATCTGGGGCATGGCCCTCGCCGTACGCGCCGGCAAGACCAAGGAACAGGAACGGATCCCGATCGGTCCGCCGATCCTGCCCCCGTTCAATCCGAGAGGACCTGTGACTCCGAGATAG
- a CDS encoding bifunctional helix-turn-helix transcriptional regulator/GNAT family N-acetyltransferase codes for MPEVPAERVRVFRAFTRFYTAIIGALSEGLLKSPYSLTEVRVMYELANRGATDAVELRRALGLDASYLSRILTRFESDGLVLKARSEVDARKQVIVLTDKGWSTFGELDKRQTQEVADLLERLPEEDQRKLVGSMATIQGILEDAPRPPAFVLRPLGAGDFGWVVHRHGAIYGQTYGWDTTFEALVARIVADYVDDHDPRRESAWIAEVDGEPMGCVFCVRDDDRTARLRLLLVEPGARGMGIGKRLVEECVRFARRARYEQLVLWTNDVLHDARRIYQRAGFQLVEEGKHHSWGADLVEQTWKLDLRSDAAGGTPPA; via the coding sequence GTGCCAGAGGTTCCCGCCGAACGAGTGCGCGTCTTCCGCGCGTTCACCCGCTTCTACACCGCGATCATCGGCGCGCTCAGCGAAGGCCTGCTCAAGTCGCCGTACTCGCTTACCGAGGTCCGCGTCATGTACGAGCTCGCCAACCGCGGCGCCACCGACGCCGTCGAGCTGCGCCGCGCGCTCGGCCTGGACGCGAGCTACCTCAGCCGGATCCTCACCCGGTTCGAGTCCGACGGCCTCGTGCTCAAGGCCCGCTCGGAGGTCGACGCCCGCAAGCAGGTCATCGTGCTCACCGACAAGGGCTGGAGCACGTTCGGCGAGCTCGACAAGCGGCAGACCCAGGAGGTCGCCGACCTGCTCGAACGCCTCCCCGAGGAGGACCAGCGCAAGCTCGTCGGCTCGATGGCGACGATCCAGGGCATCCTCGAGGACGCGCCACGCCCGCCCGCGTTCGTGCTCCGCCCGCTCGGCGCCGGCGACTTCGGCTGGGTCGTGCACCGGCACGGCGCGATCTACGGCCAGACGTACGGCTGGGACACCACGTTCGAGGCGTTGGTCGCGCGCATCGTCGCCGACTACGTGGACGACCACGACCCGAGGCGCGAGTCCGCCTGGATCGCCGAGGTCGACGGCGAGCCGATGGGCTGCGTGTTCTGCGTACGCGACGACGACAGGACCGCGCGGCTCCGGCTACTGCTCGTCGAGCCCGGCGCGCGCGGCATGGGCATCGGTAAGCGCCTGGTCGAGGAGTGCGTCCGGTTCGCGCGGCGCGCCAGGTACGAGCAGCTGGTGCTGTGGACGAACGACGTTCTCCACGACGCCCGCCGCATCTACCAGCGCGCCGGCTTCCAGCTGGTCGAGGAGGGCAAGCACCACAGCTGGGGCGCCGACCTGGTCGAGCAGACCTGGAAGCTGGACCTCAGGTCTGACGCTGCGGGCGGTACTCCTCCGGCGTGA
- a CDS encoding DUF6745 domain-containing protein: protein MAQPPERLTKQQLGQAAATTARWSRVAICTDEADFPEFERGAQALYAANDLPWPDRVVRVSSPIVGALAAPIADWLLTRRRGALRRRGAPLVDRLVRRTLRRSRVDDNARQAVTDAVMRAVGLPVPSREPKAAPVRVDPVVNEFQDALSLAAGTSLGIGALVGCVGAFVLARFQFDLSTGWAVVLGLVAGTVIGGLAALVLSGLVNGIIAAYRGEPTFETSTLRGARPWTAGDQVDATIVRPLEALGEAINGAVSEAVDAAVAGAVRFGWIDRAFPAPRPMVGQWDVAQLARAEFVGTLGAAEALTSTVGWWWPHRSFVLVTDRPGLLHLDPDDSLRPHCEDDPAIVWRDGWSLWFVHGVRVTQQIVEAPGTLRVDRITYEENAEVRRVMIDRYGTEKYLRAAEGKLVQQDDFGELWQLRHGAEPLQFVKVVNSTPEPDGTFRDYWLRVPPEVTTAHEAVAWTFGFTPEEYRPQRQT from the coding sequence ATGGCGCAGCCCCCCGAGCGGCTCACCAAGCAGCAGCTCGGGCAGGCGGCCGCGACAACGGCGCGCTGGAGCCGCGTCGCGATCTGCACCGACGAGGCCGACTTCCCGGAGTTCGAACGCGGCGCCCAGGCTCTCTACGCGGCGAACGACCTGCCCTGGCCGGACCGAGTCGTCCGCGTCTCCTCACCGATCGTCGGCGCGCTCGCCGCGCCGATCGCCGACTGGCTGCTCACCCGCCGCCGCGGCGCCCTCCGGCGACGCGGCGCTCCCCTGGTCGACCGGCTGGTCCGCCGTACGCTGCGCCGGTCGCGCGTCGACGACAACGCACGGCAGGCGGTCACCGACGCCGTCATGCGCGCCGTCGGGCTGCCCGTTCCGTCGCGCGAGCCCAAGGCCGCGCCGGTCCGGGTCGACCCGGTCGTCAACGAGTTCCAGGACGCGCTGTCGTTGGCCGCCGGGACCTCGCTCGGGATCGGCGCGCTGGTCGGCTGCGTGGGCGCGTTCGTCCTGGCCCGGTTCCAGTTCGACCTGTCGACAGGCTGGGCGGTCGTCCTCGGGCTGGTCGCCGGCACGGTGATCGGCGGGCTCGCGGCCCTGGTCCTGTCCGGGTTGGTGAACGGCATCATCGCCGCGTACCGGGGCGAGCCCACGTTCGAGACCTCGACCCTGCGCGGGGCGCGTCCGTGGACGGCCGGCGATCAGGTGGACGCGACGATCGTCCGTCCCCTCGAGGCGCTCGGGGAGGCGATCAACGGCGCGGTGTCAGAGGCGGTCGACGCAGCGGTCGCGGGCGCCGTCCGGTTCGGGTGGATCGATCGGGCGTTCCCCGCTCCCCGTCCGATGGTCGGCCAGTGGGACGTCGCCCAGCTGGCGAGGGCGGAGTTCGTCGGCACGCTCGGCGCCGCGGAGGCCTTGACGAGCACGGTCGGCTGGTGGTGGCCGCACCGCTCGTTCGTCCTGGTCACCGACCGCCCGGGGCTGCTCCACCTCGACCCCGACGACAGCCTCCGCCCGCACTGCGAGGACGACCCCGCGATCGTCTGGCGGGACGGCTGGTCGCTGTGGTTCGTACACGGCGTCCGCGTGACCCAGCAGATCGTCGAGGCGCCCGGGACGCTCCGGGTCGACCGGATCACGTACGAGGAGAACGCCGAGGTCAGGCGCGTGATGATCGACCGGTACGGCACCGAGAAGTACCTGCGCGCGGCCGAGGGGAAGCTCGTTCAGCAGGACGACTTCGGCGAGCTCTGGCAGCTGCGGCACGGCGCGGAGCCGCTGCAGTTCGTCAAGGTCGTGAACTCGACTCCGGAGCCGGACGGCACGTTCCGGGACTACTGGCTGCGCGTGCCGCCCGAGGTGACGACCGCGCACGAGGCGGTCGCGTGGACGTTCGGCTTCACGCCGGAGGAGTACCGCCCGCAGCGTCAGACCTGA
- a CDS encoding WXG100 family type VII secretion target, whose product MSDGSFTQWNAGAMTQAVADLRSAYRMTKDELDDLETVVESRLAEWTGDARGAYTTAKKQWDKDANELNDVLERLGAGVEDVHGNYNQAERDGVGIFEG is encoded by the coding sequence ATGAGCGACGGCAGCTTCACTCAATGGAACGCCGGCGCGATGACGCAGGCGGTCGCCGACCTGCGTAGCGCCTACCGGATGACCAAGGACGAGCTGGACGACCTGGAGACAGTCGTCGAGTCTCGCCTCGCCGAGTGGACCGGTGACGCCCGCGGCGCGTACACCACGGCGAAGAAGCAGTGGGACAAGGACGCGAACGAGCTGAACGACGTGCTCGAGCGGCTCGGTGCGGGCGTCGAGGACGTCCACGGCAACTACAACCAGGCCGAGCGCGACGGCGTCGGCATCTTCGAGGGCTGA
- a CDS encoding WXG100 family type VII secretion target, which produces MGQAADRCEQALNTIDSIRDRIIQSKDELRATWQGNTSLTFERVIGTYEEKLKSILDTLNGLIEKLGKTKINYEAIEQGSQESISKFDALLNNKT; this is translated from the coding sequence ATGGGTCAGGCTGCCGACCGGTGCGAGCAGGCGCTCAACACCATCGACAGCATCCGCGACCGCATCATCCAGAGCAAGGACGAGCTGCGGGCGACGTGGCAGGGCAACACCTCGCTCACGTTCGAGAGGGTCATCGGCACCTACGAGGAGAAGCTGAAGAGCATCCTGGACACGCTCAACGGCCTGATCGAGAAGCTCGGCAAGACCAAGATCAACTACGAGGCGATCGAGCAGGGCAGCCAGGAGTCGATCAGCAAGTTCGACGCTCTTCTCAACAACAAGACCTGA
- the eccB gene encoding type VII secretion protein EccB codes for MQTRRDQLQAYRFLIKRILASLLGNHPESPEQPMRRVMVSTFSGIMVGILACAGVGLYGWLTGNSARAWQNGGALIVEKETGTRYIYRADEKILNPIVNFTSARLLLGDEVKIQRVSRESLADTPRGPALGILGAPDSLPDKDNIVSKPWTICSKEVAADQGTKPEVDVLVGRTDLGTTDVGDQALVVSSGGNTLWYVGRGTRHETDKPSMRSLLLPDLANTTVGLAWLNAVAPGEALKPLVISARGNPGLEVAGNPTTIGQVFTTRAINNEVAWYVMQADGLSQITETQAALLYGAEVNFQPAGSTGATEVSISAINQAPQSSKQLDTQGLPREIPKSLGLVSGAGATVCAWLDEPGKPLRITTGGELPEAAAGTESDAGVGTGLTADHVTVPSGQAAIVAARPSADSPPSAFYLVTDAGVKFPVPNEDTLAKLGYGGVKPVEVPSAILRLVPQGPALNVEDAGRPAPVAPPVAAPAK; via the coding sequence ATGCAGACGCGACGCGACCAACTACAGGCCTACCGGTTCCTCATCAAGCGGATCCTGGCATCCCTGCTCGGCAACCACCCCGAGTCGCCCGAGCAGCCGATGCGTCGCGTGATGGTGTCCACGTTCTCCGGGATCATGGTCGGCATCCTCGCCTGCGCGGGCGTCGGGCTGTACGGCTGGCTCACCGGCAACAGCGCCCGCGCGTGGCAGAACGGCGGCGCGCTGATCGTCGAGAAGGAGACCGGGACCAGGTACATCTATCGCGCGGACGAGAAGATCCTGAACCCGATCGTCAACTTCACCTCCGCGCGGCTGCTGCTCGGCGACGAGGTGAAGATCCAGCGGGTGTCGCGGGAGTCGCTCGCGGACACCCCGCGCGGACCTGCTCTCGGCATCCTCGGCGCGCCGGATTCCCTTCCTGACAAGGACAACATCGTCTCCAAGCCGTGGACGATCTGCAGCAAGGAAGTCGCCGCGGACCAGGGGACGAAGCCCGAGGTCGACGTGCTCGTCGGCCGTACGGACCTCGGCACGACCGACGTCGGCGACCAGGCGCTGGTGGTCTCCTCGGGCGGCAACACGCTCTGGTACGTCGGACGGGGAACGCGCCACGAGACCGACAAGCCGTCGATGCGCAGCCTGCTGCTCCCCGACCTCGCGAACACCACGGTCGGCCTCGCCTGGCTGAACGCCGTCGCCCCCGGCGAGGCGCTCAAGCCGCTGGTGATCAGCGCGCGGGGTAATCCAGGGCTCGAGGTGGCCGGCAACCCGACGACGATCGGCCAGGTGTTCACGACGCGGGCGATCAACAACGAGGTCGCCTGGTACGTGATGCAGGCGGACGGGTTGTCCCAGATCACCGAGACCCAGGCAGCGTTGCTGTACGGGGCCGAGGTGAACTTCCAGCCCGCGGGCTCCACCGGCGCGACCGAGGTCTCGATCAGCGCGATCAACCAGGCACCGCAGTCTTCCAAGCAGCTCGACACTCAAGGCCTGCCGCGCGAGATCCCGAAGAGCTTGGGCCTGGTGAGCGGGGCGGGCGCGACCGTCTGCGCGTGGCTCGACGAGCCCGGCAAGCCGCTGCGGATCACGACGGGCGGCGAGCTGCCCGAGGCGGCGGCCGGCACCGAGTCGGACGCGGGCGTGGGGACGGGGCTCACCGCCGACCACGTGACCGTTCCCTCCGGCCAGGCGGCGATCGTGGCGGCTCGGCCGTCGGCCGACTCGCCGCCGAGCGCGTTCTACCTGGTGACGGACGCGGGGGTGAAGTTCCCGGTGCCGAACGAGGACACGCTCGCCAAGCTGGGCTACGGCGGCGTGAAGCCGGTCGAGGTCCCGTCCGCGATCCTGCGCCTCGTACCCCAGGGTCCGGCGCTGAACGTGGAGGACGCCGGCCGCCCCGCGCCTGTCGCTCCGCCTGTCGCCGCACCGGCCAAATAG
- a CDS encoding type VII secretion protein EccE — MSAVRQQPRSAPARPRPAQRRAQRKGTRRPANSRHRLARSYLGRHLGPVPLGPLICWQLALGLLAVGFGRGGLLILLGALAVIVVAVFTLVPVNARPLWRAIGVWLRFNSRSSRAQIAPPHDPELAPLREWLPDLELTSIVGKRGGPQIGVCYDGSAYVVVLGPDGEDLISSAEPVNVPLRALADIGQAEGVRLASAQLVVRTVPAPAPTLGPYGAQLAESYHEVNQAAAAPAQVSWWIALRLEPSWSGTSFALESDDEDGIRRGLRRAAAAATRVLSSSGLPCKSLDEAELRDVLQLTTASDPRQVPPAARVRRSKETWLSWTCDGSAHATAWVRKWPTRGLPSMAQLLNAMAGLPALSATASLSLSWPPENEVRCSAFVRITSDGPRNARTGIDHLYRGLSRSGFGLTKLDGEQVPGLLATIPLGGGPA, encoded by the coding sequence GTGTCTGCCGTACGACAGCAACCCAGGTCCGCTCCTGCCCGGCCTCGCCCCGCGCAGCGCCGAGCGCAGCGCAAGGGCACCCGGAGGCCGGCGAACTCGCGGCACCGGCTGGCCCGCTCGTACCTCGGCCGCCACCTCGGCCCGGTCCCGCTCGGCCCGCTGATCTGCTGGCAGCTCGCGCTCGGGCTGCTCGCGGTCGGCTTCGGCCGCGGCGGCCTGCTGATCCTGCTCGGCGCCCTGGCCGTCATCGTGGTCGCGGTCTTCACGCTCGTGCCGGTCAACGCGCGGCCGCTGTGGCGCGCGATCGGTGTGTGGCTGAGGTTCAACTCCCGGTCGTCCCGCGCCCAGATCGCGCCGCCGCACGATCCGGAGCTGGCGCCGCTGCGCGAGTGGCTGCCGGACCTCGAGCTCACCTCGATCGTGGGCAAGCGCGGCGGGCCGCAGATCGGCGTCTGTTACGACGGATCGGCGTACGTCGTCGTCCTCGGCCCGGACGGCGAGGACCTGATCTCGTCCGCCGAGCCCGTCAACGTGCCGTTGCGCGCGCTCGCCGACATCGGCCAGGCGGAGGGCGTACGGCTGGCGTCCGCGCAGCTCGTGGTCCGCACCGTTCCGGCGCCCGCGCCGACGCTCGGCCCGTACGGCGCCCAGCTCGCCGAGTCGTACCACGAGGTCAACCAGGCGGCGGCCGCGCCGGCTCAGGTGTCGTGGTGGATCGCGCTGCGGCTGGAGCCGTCGTGGTCGGGGACGTCGTTCGCGCTGGAGAGCGACGACGAGGACGGCATCCGGCGCGGCCTGCGTCGTGCCGCCGCCGCGGCGACCCGCGTGCTGTCGTCGTCCGGGCTGCCCTGCAAGTCCCTCGACGAGGCCGAGCTCCGCGACGTTCTCCAGCTCACCACGGCGTCCGACCCCCGGCAGGTGCCGCCCGCCGCCCGGGTCCGCCGCAGCAAGGAGACCTGGCTGTCCTGGACCTGCGACGGGTCCGCGCACGCGACGGCGTGGGTACGCAAGTGGCCGACCCGTGGGCTGCCGTCGATGGCGCAGCTGCTGAACGCGATGGCCGGGCTCCCAGCGCTGTCGGCGACCGCGTCGCTGTCGCTGTCGTGGCCGCCGGAGAACGAGGTGCGCTGCTCGGCGTTCGTCCGCATCACCTCCGACGGTCCGAGGAACGCCCGGACCGGCATCGACCACCTGTACCGCGGCCTGTCCCGCAGCGGCTTCGGGCTGACCAAGCTCGACGGCGAACAGGTCCCCGGCCTGCTGGCCACGATCCCGCTCGGAGGTGGACCGGCATGA
- a CDS encoding SDR family oxidoreductase, with product MSALVTGASRGLGAVMAVHLARAGHAVAVNYHAGAALADEVVASIRSAGGVAEAFGADVTDEAAVTDLVARVTASLGPVDVLVCNATGPQPAVPVEDLTWEDHLDQLRFFVKSPTLLLREVLPAMKERGRGRVIQIGSDMFERALPRSSAYVAAKGAQLGLTRSWARELGPHGITVNYVAPGWIPVERHEGASTAGYIAETPMSRQGVPDDIAAAVVYLASEAASFVTGTRLTVNGGHTID from the coding sequence GTGAGCGCGCTCGTCACCGGCGCCTCGCGCGGGCTGGGTGCGGTGATGGCCGTTCACCTCGCTCGTGCTGGGCATGCCGTCGCGGTGAACTATCACGCGGGTGCCGCGCTCGCTGACGAGGTCGTCGCGTCGATCCGGTCCGCTGGCGGAGTGGCCGAGGCGTTCGGGGCGGACGTGACCGACGAGGCCGCGGTGACCGACTTGGTGGCTCGCGTCACCGCGTCGCTCGGGCCGGTGGACGTGCTGGTGTGCAATGCGACCGGTCCCCAACCTGCTGTCCCCGTTGAGGATTTGACGTGGGAGGACCACCTCGACCAGCTGCGGTTCTTCGTGAAGTCGCCGACGCTGTTGTTGCGCGAGGTGCTGCCGGCGATGAAGGAACGCGGGCGCGGGCGGGTGATCCAGATCGGCTCGGACATGTTCGAGCGGGCGCTGCCACGTTCGTCGGCGTACGTCGCGGCGAAGGGCGCGCAGCTCGGGCTGACCCGCTCGTGGGCGCGTGAGCTCGGGCCGCACGGCATCACGGTCAACTACGTCGCGCCGGGCTGGATCCCGGTCGAACGGCACGAGGGCGCGTCGACGGCGGGGTACATCGCGGAGACGCCGATGAGCCGGCAGGGCGTGCCGGACGACATCGCGGCGGCAGTCGTCTATCTCGCGAGTGAGGCGGCTTCGTTCGTCACCGGGACGCGGCTCACCGTCAACGGTGGGCACACGATCGACTGA
- the eccD gene encoding type VII secretion integral membrane protein EccD: MVDATSGVELCRVTVVAPRTRMDLALPAEAPLADLLPTLLRHAGENPDDPAFLRTGWVLQRLGETAFDPSQRLSVLGVRDGDVLYLRHRESALPEFSFDDVADAISTATRSHRPAWQPSDTRRVGLVASGLFFVVGALVALGSGPSWTVPTVVMLVAGVGLVLGGVAMSRAFSQAGVGAYLGACGVAYGALGGLLALGGDKPLLAFGPPHLLMGCALALVLATLAAFGIVAGWDGFFGAGAAATIGAIACVIRLAFNTDAAAAAAIAVAITLAIAPFVPTFAARLARLPIPQLPAGADDLRRQTDVLPGPTVLQQAITADRLVAALMAATTGVAVIGSIFLIRDDSWFGPALTGVVALGLLLRARHYLGRTQRLWLIWGGVACAFLLVFRLVTDQHNATVLLIVGLPCLVVAAALGAWAVTMPGRRVSPYWARATDLFEVVVLLAVVPLTLGVVGVYQMILEWLG, from the coding sequence GTGGTCGACGCGACTAGTGGAGTCGAGCTCTGCCGCGTCACAGTGGTCGCACCCCGGACGCGGATGGACCTCGCGCTGCCCGCCGAGGCGCCGCTCGCGGACCTGCTGCCGACCCTCCTCCGGCACGCCGGCGAGAACCCCGACGACCCCGCGTTCCTGCGCACCGGCTGGGTCCTCCAGCGGCTGGGCGAGACCGCCTTCGACCCGTCGCAGCGCCTGTCCGTCCTCGGCGTACGAGACGGCGACGTCCTCTACCTCAGGCACCGCGAGTCCGCGCTCCCCGAGTTCTCCTTCGACGACGTCGCCGACGCGATCTCCACCGCCACGAGAAGCCACCGCCCCGCCTGGCAGCCGTCCGACACCCGCCGCGTCGGCCTCGTCGCCTCCGGCCTGTTCTTCGTCGTGGGCGCCCTCGTCGCGCTCGGCAGCGGCCCGTCGTGGACCGTCCCGACCGTCGTGATGCTGGTCGCCGGCGTCGGGCTCGTGCTCGGCGGCGTGGCGATGTCCCGCGCGTTCTCCCAGGCCGGCGTCGGCGCGTACCTCGGCGCCTGCGGCGTGGCGTACGGCGCGCTCGGCGGCCTGCTCGCGCTCGGCGGCGACAAGCCGCTCCTCGCGTTCGGCCCACCCCATCTGCTGATGGGCTGCGCCCTCGCGCTCGTTCTCGCGACGCTCGCGGCGTTCGGCATCGTGGCCGGCTGGGACGGGTTCTTCGGCGCCGGCGCGGCCGCGACGATCGGCGCGATCGCGTGTGTCATCAGGCTCGCGTTCAACACCGACGCTGCGGCGGCCGCGGCGATCGCGGTCGCGATCACGTTGGCGATCGCACCGTTCGTGCCCACGTTCGCCGCCCGCCTGGCCAGGCTGCCGATCCCGCAGCTACCCGCCGGCGCGGACGACCTCCGCCGGCAGACCGACGTCCTGCCCGGACCGACCGTGCTGCAGCAGGCGATCACCGCTGACCGGCTCGTCGCCGCGTTGATGGCGGCGACGACCGGGGTCGCGGTCATCGGCAGCATCTTCCTGATCCGCGACGACAGCTGGTTCGGGCCTGCGCTGACCGGCGTCGTCGCCCTCGGGCTGCTGCTCCGAGCGCGGCACTACCTCGGCAGAACCCAACGCCTGTGGCTGATCTGGGGCGGCGTCGCGTGCGCGTTCCTGCTCGTGTTCCGCCTCGTGACCGACCAGCACAACGCGACCGTGCTGCTCATCGTCGGCCTGCCCTGCCTCGTCGTCGCCGCCGCGCTCGGCGCGTGGGCGGTCACGATGCCGGGCCGCCGGGTGTCGCCGTACTGGGCACGCGCGACCGACCTGTTCGAGGTCGTCGTGCTGCTGGCGGTCGTCCCACTGACGCTCGGCGTGGTCGGCGTCTACCAGATGATCCTGGAGTGGCTCGGCTAA